One genomic region from Streptomyces sp. NBC_01304 encodes:
- a CDS encoding acyltransferase family protein: MPQPSLAAPPHPARSTPVPRQATAGGRLRVLDGLRLLAALMVMLYHFASPDIWGGTRFGVLGAIAPYSWLGVELFFLISGFVICMSTWGKTLRDFVRSRVVRLFPAYWFCVLLTGAVLLVPGLPVDGDRPTVSTILTNLTMVQDPLGVAEVDHSYWTLWAELRFYLLFAVVAWLGVNSRRVLAFCWVWTAAVVLAGDSGIPLLSTLANPGYAPLFISGIAFYLIRRDGPRSRQPWALLGVNWLFAQHNLVDTAQNYSTGQHQLSWTVCVTVLTGCYALMAAVALGLLDRIDWRWLSVAGAISYPLYLVHQAIGTTALRAWHDAAPAWVVLPGVMAGMVAVGWLIHRFVERPGSKALRKAFR, translated from the coding sequence ATGCCCCAGCCCTCCCTCGCCGCCCCGCCCCACCCCGCCCGGTCTACCCCCGTGCCGCGCCAGGCGACGGCCGGCGGCCGGCTCAGGGTCCTGGACGGACTGCGACTGCTCGCCGCGCTGATGGTGATGCTCTACCACTTCGCGAGCCCGGACATATGGGGCGGTACGCGATTCGGTGTGCTCGGGGCGATCGCGCCCTACTCATGGCTCGGCGTCGAACTCTTCTTCCTGATCAGCGGATTCGTCATCTGCATGTCCACCTGGGGCAAGACCCTGCGGGACTTCGTGCGCAGCCGGGTCGTGCGGCTCTTTCCCGCGTACTGGTTCTGTGTGCTGCTCACCGGTGCCGTGCTGCTGGTCCCCGGTCTTCCCGTGGACGGCGACCGGCCCACCGTGAGCACGATCCTCACCAATCTGACGATGGTGCAGGACCCGCTGGGCGTCGCCGAGGTCGACCACTCGTACTGGACGCTCTGGGCGGAGCTGCGCTTCTACCTGCTGTTCGCGGTGGTGGCCTGGCTCGGGGTGAACTCACGGCGGGTGCTCGCCTTCTGCTGGGTGTGGACCGCCGCGGTGGTGCTCGCCGGCGATTCCGGCATCCCGCTGCTGAGCACGCTGGCCAATCCGGGGTACGCCCCGCTGTTCATCTCCGGGATCGCGTTCTACTTGATCCGCCGGGACGGGCCGCGCTCGCGCCAGCCGTGGGCGCTGCTCGGCGTCAACTGGCTGTTCGCCCAGCACAATCTCGTCGACACGGCGCAGAACTACAGCACCGGGCAGCACCAACTGTCCTGGACGGTCTGCGTGACGGTGCTCACCGGCTGCTACGCCCTGATGGCGGCCGTCGCGCTCGGTCTGCTCGACCGGATCGACTGGCGCTGGCTCTCCGTGGCGGGGGCCATCTCGTATCCGCTGTACCTGGTCCACCAGGCGATCGGCACCACCGCGCTGCGCGCCTGGCACGACGCGGCACCGGCGTGGGTGGTGCTGCCCGGCGTGATGGCGGGGATGGTCGCGGTCGGCTGGCTGATCCACCGGTTCGTGGAACGGCCCGGCTCAAAGGCGCTGCGCAAGGCTTTCCGCTAG
- a CDS encoding bifunctional glycosyltransferase/CDP-glycerol:glycerophosphate glycerophosphotransferase produces MPRFSIVVPVFKVQGYLRECLDSVLGQSFRDIEVIAVDDCSPDACGAIIDEYAARDSRVVPVHLAENGGLGRARNAGLTHATGEYVLFLDSDDTYTPGLLQALADRLDASGDLDILVFDHVRTYWWGNGGQSDAAHLLEKAGTDSFRIEDAPEYLNLFLVAWNKAFRREFFLEQGLQYAPGLYEDAPVTYEAMVTAERIGCLNRVGVEYRQRRQGAITKTPGRKHFDIFRQYEGLFAFIEARPELAWAQPLLFERALDHILFALVRPERVMPADRKEFFARAVTFYGRHLPAGFTPDEGDELGRVRLLARGNYRAFQANELLRQSAKSGLKKVTTSRNKLGKRAYQSFYALQRRRPLDENLAVYSAYWNRLPSCNPLAIYQEAKELAPGVHGVWVVKKALADQVPAGIDFVVPGSRRYWEVMARAKYFVNNVNFPDNIVKRPGQVHLQTHHGTPLKRMGIDQKRFPASAKGMSFARLLARADRWDFSVSANQHTTENWERVYPSAFESVDAGYPRNDAYYRTDAEGVAAIREKLGIAPGKTVLLYAPTHRDYRADWTPSLDLARLGAALGDDYVILARTHYFYGQDRQLEQLAAQGALVDVSQYPVVEELCLAADALIADYSSIMFDYANLDRPIVTYADDWDVYAESRGVTFDLLSGNPGDTPGVVATTEDELIEAFRNGSWRGEAAAGLRAAFRERFCQYDDGRAAERVVRRVLLGQEMGPAVLPLADRTPAPAPGPDGLGLLPGPRGVQDVLLAG; encoded by the coding sequence ATGCCCCGCTTCAGCATCGTCGTACCCGTGTTCAAGGTGCAGGGCTACCTGCGCGAGTGCCTCGACTCCGTGCTCGGTCAGTCCTTCCGGGACATCGAGGTCATCGCGGTCGACGACTGCTCGCCGGATGCGTGTGGGGCGATCATCGACGAGTACGCGGCGCGGGACTCGCGAGTGGTCCCGGTGCACCTGGCGGAGAACGGCGGACTCGGCCGCGCCCGCAACGCCGGGCTCACCCACGCCACCGGCGAGTACGTGCTGTTCCTCGACAGCGACGACACCTACACCCCCGGACTGCTCCAGGCCCTCGCCGACCGGCTCGACGCGTCCGGCGACCTGGACATCCTGGTCTTCGATCACGTACGCACGTACTGGTGGGGCAACGGCGGCCAGAGCGATGCCGCGCACCTGCTCGAGAAGGCGGGCACGGACAGCTTCCGGATCGAGGACGCCCCGGAGTATCTGAACCTCTTCCTGGTCGCCTGGAACAAGGCGTTCCGCCGCGAGTTCTTCCTGGAGCAGGGCCTCCAGTACGCGCCCGGTCTGTACGAGGACGCGCCCGTCACCTACGAGGCGATGGTCACCGCCGAGCGCATCGGCTGCCTCAACCGGGTGGGCGTGGAGTACCGCCAGCGGCGGCAGGGCGCGATCACCAAGACTCCCGGCCGCAAGCACTTCGACATCTTCCGCCAGTACGAGGGCCTGTTCGCCTTCATCGAGGCCCGGCCGGAGCTGGCCTGGGCGCAGCCGCTGCTCTTCGAGCGGGCCCTGGACCACATACTCTTCGCGCTGGTCCGCCCGGAAAGGGTGATGCCGGCCGACCGCAAGGAGTTCTTCGCCCGGGCCGTCACGTTCTACGGGCGCCACCTCCCCGCCGGTTTCACACCGGACGAGGGGGACGAGCTGGGCCGCGTCCGGCTGCTCGCACGCGGCAACTACCGCGCTTTCCAGGCCAATGAACTCCTGCGCCAGTCCGCGAAGTCGGGCCTGAAGAAGGTCACGACGTCGAGGAACAAGCTGGGCAAGCGTGCCTACCAGAGCTTCTACGCGCTGCAGCGCCGCCGCCCGCTCGACGAGAACCTCGCGGTCTACTCCGCGTACTGGAACCGTCTGCCCTCCTGCAATCCACTCGCGATCTACCAGGAGGCCAAGGAGCTGGCCCCCGGTGTGCACGGCGTGTGGGTGGTCAAGAAGGCGCTCGCCGACCAGGTGCCGGCCGGCATCGACTTCGTGGTCCCCGGCTCCCGGCGCTACTGGGAGGTGATGGCGCGCGCCAAGTACTTCGTCAACAACGTCAACTTCCCCGACAACATCGTCAAGCGCCCTGGCCAGGTCCACCTGCAGACCCACCACGGCACCCCGCTCAAGCGCATGGGCATCGACCAGAAGCGCTTCCCGGCCTCTGCCAAGGGCATGAGCTTCGCCCGGCTCCTGGCGCGCGCCGACCGCTGGGACTTCAGCGTCTCCGCGAACCAGCACACGACCGAGAACTGGGAGCGCGTCTACCCGAGCGCCTTCGAGTCCGTCGACGCCGGCTACCCGCGCAATGACGCCTACTACCGCACCGATGCCGAGGGCGTGGCAGCCATCCGGGAGAAGTTGGGCATCGCGCCCGGCAAGACCGTGCTCCTGTACGCGCCCACGCACCGTGACTACCGGGCCGACTGGACCCCCAGTCTGGACCTCGCCCGCCTCGGCGCCGCGCTCGGTGACGACTATGTGATCCTGGCGCGCACCCACTACTTCTACGGCCAGGACCGGCAGTTGGAGCAGCTCGCGGCGCAGGGCGCGCTCGTCGACGTCTCCCAGTACCCGGTCGTCGAAGAGCTCTGCCTCGCCGCGGACGCGTTGATCGCGGACTACTCGTCGATCATGTTCGACTACGCCAACCTGGACCGCCCGATCGTCACCTACGCGGACGACTGGGATGTCTACGCCGAATCCCGCGGCGTCACCTTCGACCTCCTCTCCGGCAACCCCGGCGACACCCCGGGCGTCGTCGCCACCACCGAGGACGAGCTCATCGAGGCCTTCCGCAACGGCAGTTGGCGCGGGGAGGCCGCCGCCGGGCTGCGGGCCGCGTTCCGGGAGCGGTTCTGCCAGTACGACGACGGGCGTGCCGCCGAGCGTGTGGTGCGCCGGGTCCTGCTCGGGCAGGAGATGGGTCCCGCCGTGCTGCCCCTGGCCGACCGCACTCCGGCACCCGCACCGGGCCCGGACGGGCTCGGCCTTCTGCCGGGGCCCCGTGGGGTGCAGGACGTGCTGCTCGCGGGCTGA